The Streptomyces sp. NBC_00162 sequence TACTGCTGTCGGAGCTGCGCAACACAGTGGTGGCGATGGCCGCCTTCGTACGGGAGTATGCGGCGGACTTCGCGGCCGCCCGCGCGGCGCGAAACCTCGGATGACCACGTAACGGCACGCGGTAAGCGGTACGGGCGGGTACGCCGAAGGGGCGCGACCTGGGAAGGTCGCGCCCCTTCGCAAACCGCGGTGCTTACGCCTCCGGCGAGCCGCCGAACCGCTCGCGGTAGGACTCGAGGTCCTCCTCGGTGACCCGGGCGAACAGCACCGGCGGCACGGTGAACGGGGTGCCGGCCGGAACCGCGTCCAGGGACCGCGCCTGCTCCGGGGTGACCCACGTGGCGGTGTCGTCGGCGAGCGCGAACGAGGAGCGCATGGCGCGCGCCGAGGCCGGGATGAACGGCTCGGAGACCACCGAGTAGAGGTGGATGAGGTTCATCGCGGTGCGCAGGGTGAGCGCGGCGCCCTCCAGGTCGGTCTTGACCTCCGTCCAGGGGGCCTTCTCGTCGAGGTAGGCGTTTCCGGCCGACCACAGGGCGCGCAGCGCGGCCGCGGCCTTGCGGTACTGGAGGGAGTCCATGTGGCCCTCGTACTCGGCCAGCAGCTCGGCGATCTGCTCGCCCAGCTTGGCCTCGGTCTCTCCGGCCGCATTGCCGGCGGGGACCTCGTCGCCGAAGCGCTTGCGGGAGAAGGTCAGCACGCGGTTGACGAAGTTGCCGAGGGTGCCGCCGAGGTCCTTGTTGACCGTGGCCTGGAAGTGCTCCCACGTGAAGGACGAGTCGTCGGACTCGGGCGCGTTGGCGATGAGGAAGTAGCGCCAGAAGTCGGCCGGGAGGATCTCCAGCGCCTGGTCGGTGAAGACGCCGCGCTTCTGCGAGGTGGAGAACTTGCCGCCGTAGTACGTCAGCCAGTTGAAGGCCTTGACGTAGTCGACCTTCTTCCACGGCTCGCGGGTGGCCAGTTCGGTGGCGGGGAACATCACCGTGTGGAACGGGACGTTGTCCTTGGCCATGAACTGGGTGTAGCGGACGTCCTCGGCCTCGTACCACCACGACTTGTAGTCGCGGTTCGCCGGGTCCAGGTCCGACCACTCCTTCGTCGCGCCGATGTACTCGATCGGGGCGTCGAACCAGACGTAGAAGACCTTGCCCTCGGCGGCCAGCTCGGGCCACGTGTCGGCCGGGACCGGGACGCCCCAGTCGAGGTCACGGGTGATGGCGCGGTCGTGCAGGCCCTCGGTCAGCCACTTGCGGGCGATGGAGGAGGCCAGCTGCGGCCACTCCTCCTCGTGCTCGGCGACCCAGGCCTCGACCTCGTGCTGGAGCTTGGACTGCAGGAGGAAGAGGTGCTTGGTCTCGCGGACCTCCAGCTCGGTGGAGCCGGAGATGGCCGAGCGGGGCTCGATCAGGTCCGTGGGGTCCAGCACGCGGGTGCAGTTCTCGCACTGGTCGCCGCGGGCCTTGTCGTAGCCGCAGTGCGGGCAGGTGCCCTCGACGTAACGGTCCGGCAGGAAGCGGCCGTCGACCGGCGAGTACACCTGCCGGATCGCGCGCTCCTCGATGAAGCCGTTCTCCTGGAGCCCCCGCGCGAAGTGCTGGGTGATCTCGCGGTTCTGCGCGGACGAGCTGCGGCCGAAGTAGTCGAAGGACAGCTCGAAGCCGTCGTAGACCGCCTTCTGGGCGTCGTGGGCCTGCGCGCAGAACTCGGCGACCGAGATGCCGGCCTCCTTGGCGGCGAGTTCGGCGGGGGTGCCGTGCTCGTCGGTGGCGCAGATGTAGAGGACGTCGTGGCCGCGCTGGCGGAGGTACCGGGAGTACACATCCGCCGGAAGCATCGACCCGACCATGTTGCCCAGGTGCTTGATCCCGTTGATGTACGGAAGCGCGCTGGTGATCAGGTGTCGAGCCATCCTCGGATGCTCCATTTCCTCTGTGCGGTGCAACGTGACGTGACGGACTGTGAACGCGGTTCATCGTATCGAACCGCCGAAAGGCCCCGCGCCGCATTTGTTCAGGGTGGACGTAACGCAAAAGCGAGGGTGGTGACCTCTCCGTCACGGCCCTCGCGATGGCGCCCATGGTACAGCCGGTCGGCCGCGCCGTGCACCGCCACCTGCAACCGGCATATGCATACGCGCTGGTTGAACGGCTGCGTGATCGCCATCGATCACGAGTCGGTCATCACCGAACGTAATATTTCCAGGTTTCTTCTCTGCGCCCTGTGAGTGCGCCCGCGCTGATTTCCTGTTCCGCGGTACAGGGGATGAGGTGGAACGGTGAGCGATGGCGGACCGGAGGAGTCCGGTGGGGCCGTGGGACTGCCGAGCCGGCACCGGCGGCCGACGCCCATGAGTCAGTGGGATCCGACGGCGCGCCTGTCGTACTGGGCCTTCCACGCCAATCGGCGGCCCGCGTACATGCGCTTCGCGTATCTGCAGCTGGGCTCCGACGAGGCGGCCGAGGACGCGGTGGACGCCACCTTCGACTCGATCATGGGCGAGTGGCTCCGCATGCTCCACATGGACAGGCTGGACGCCTACGCGTGGACCGTGCTCAAGCAGTGCCTGATCGAAAGCCGGAACCGACGCCACCCCTGGCAGCCGCACCGGCCCGAGCCGATGGACATCAGCGCCTTCGAGGCCGCCCTCAAGGAGGCCCACGCCGATCAGTACGAGGTACTGACCGACACCATCCGCTTCTACTCGGCCGTCTCCCGGCTCGCCGAGCGGCAGCGCGACGCCGTACTGCTGCGGTACGGGCTCCAGTG is a genomic window containing:
- the metG gene encoding methionine--tRNA ligase, with amino-acid sequence MARHLITSALPYINGIKHLGNMVGSMLPADVYSRYLRQRGHDVLYICATDEHGTPAELAAKEAGISVAEFCAQAHDAQKAVYDGFELSFDYFGRSSSAQNREITQHFARGLQENGFIEERAIRQVYSPVDGRFLPDRYVEGTCPHCGYDKARGDQCENCTRVLDPTDLIEPRSAISGSTELEVRETKHLFLLQSKLQHEVEAWVAEHEEEWPQLASSIARKWLTEGLHDRAITRDLDWGVPVPADTWPELAAEGKVFYVWFDAPIEYIGATKEWSDLDPANRDYKSWWYEAEDVRYTQFMAKDNVPFHTVMFPATELATREPWKKVDYVKAFNWLTYYGGKFSTSQKRGVFTDQALEILPADFWRYFLIANAPESDDSSFTWEHFQATVNKDLGGTLGNFVNRVLTFSRKRFGDEVPAGNAAGETEAKLGEQIAELLAEYEGHMDSLQYRKAAAALRALWSAGNAYLDEKAPWTEVKTDLEGAALTLRTAMNLIHLYSVVSEPFIPASARAMRSSFALADDTATWVTPEQARSLDAVPAGTPFTVPPVLFARVTEEDLESYRERFGGSPEA
- a CDS encoding RNA polymerase sigma factor — translated: MSDGGPEESGGAVGLPSRHRRPTPMSQWDPTARLSYWAFHANRRPAYMRFAYLQLGSDEAAEDAVDATFDSIMGEWLRMLHMDRLDAYAWTVLKQCLIESRNRRHPWQPHRPEPMDISAFEAALKEAHADQYEVLTDTIRFYSAVSRLAERQRDAVLLRYGLQCSPGEAGAVMGVDEATVRSYLGQAHRRLARLLDTSEEAADPTEAADPTESAES